GGCGGGCGGCTCGAGCTGATCCTGCCCGACGGCGAGAGCGACGCCGAGTTCCTCGACCTGCTCGCCGCCGAGGTGGACAGCCTGCTCGAGGCCGCCAAGGCGCGCACCCGCGACTTCCTCACCCTCTTCGAGGTGGACGAGGCGATGGGGGCGGAGGCCAACCTGGAGAAGCTGCTCGCCGGTCTGCTCTCCAAGATCATCGACTGGGCCGGGGCCAAGGGAGGCGTGGTCTACCTGCTCGACGCCGACGGCATCCTCCACCCCTGGGCCGAGGTGCACCTCCCCGAGGCGCGCCACTCCTTCGCCCCCAGCGGCCGCTGGGAAGAGGCCAAGCGCGCCCCCACCTTCGTCGAGCCCAACCTGCTCGCCATCCCGCTCTACGACAAGGACCCGGTGGGGGTGCTGGTGCTGCGTGGCAACGCCCGCCACCTCAAGGAGGAGATGCCCTTCCTGCGGCTGCTCGCCCGTCAGGTGGCCCTGGCGGTGCGCAACGCCCAGGCCTACCTGCGCGCCGAGGAGCTGGCCATCAACGAGGAGCGCAACCGCATCGCCCGCGAGATCCACGACGGCATCGCCCAGGCGCTGGCCTTCATGGCCCTCAAGCTGGACCTGGCGACGCGGCTGCTCGACCGCGACCCGCCGCGCGCCAAGCAGGAGATCGGCCAGGTCAAGGAGACGCTGCGCGGCCAGATCCGCGAGGTACGCCGCAGCATCTTCGCGCTGCGTCCCATCGACCTGGAGCGCTACGGGCTGGTGCAGTCGATCGAGCGTTACGCCCGTGCCTTCGCCGAACAGGTGGGGCTGGGGATCGGGCTCGAGCTCGCCGACGACGTCAAGCTCACCCCCGCCTCCGAGGTCGTCCTCTTCCGGGTGCTGCAGGAAGCCCTCAACAACGTGGCCAAGCACGCCCGCGCCGGCGGCGTGCGGGTGCGCCTGAAGGCCCTGGGCGAGAAGGGCGCCCGGCTCGAGATCTGCGACGACGGCGTCGGCTTCGATCCCGACCAGCCGCTGAGCGCGGGGCTGGGCGGCTTCGGCATGGCGCAGATGCGCGAGCGCGTCGAGGCCCGCGGCGGGCGGTTCGAGGTGCTCAGCACCCCCGGCGAGGGCACCTGCATCAACGCCGAGCTGCCCTACTGAGGGCCGCGCCGCTCAGACTTCGAACCGCTGCCCCAGACGGGCGCGGGTCACCTTGGCGCCGCGGGCGCGCAGCGCCCGCGCCAGGCTGGCGCGGGCCGGGTCCTCGCCGTGCACCAGGACGATGCGGGGCTCGGCGGTGAGCCAGTCGAGGAGTTCGTCGCGGCCGGCGTGTCCGGAGAAGCCGCCCAGCGAGTAGACCTTGGCCCGCACCCGCACCTCGTGGCCGTGGATCCGCACCTCGCCCGCGCCCTCGATGATGCGGTGCCCCAGACCGCCGCGCGGCTGGTAGCCGACGAAGACGAGGGCGTTGCGGGCGTCGGGCAGCTGGTGGCGCAGGTGGTGCAGGATGCGGCCGCCCGAGAGCATGCCGCTGCCAGCGATGATGATCGCCGGTCCTTCGAGGAAGTTCAGCCGCTTCGACTCGTCCACGCTCTGGGTGTAGCGCAGCTTCTGCGGCGCGAAGGGGTCGATGCCGCGGCGGTAGAACGACTGCACCAGGGGGCTGAAGGCCTCCTGGATCTCGCCGTAGATCTCGCTGATGCGGGTGGTGAGGGGACTGTCGACGTAGACCGGCACGCTGGGGATGGCGCCCTCGGCTTCGAAGCGGCGGATGTAGAAGAGGATCTCCTGGGCGCGCTCGAGCGCAAACGAGGGGATGACCACCTTCCCGCCGCCGTCGAGGGTCTGGGCCAGCACCTCGGCGAACTCGACCAGGGTGGCCTGGAAGGGCCGGTGGGGGCGGTCGCCGTAGGTGGACTCGCTGAGGACCAGGTCGGCCACCCGGGGGTAGTCGGGGTCGGGCAGGGTTTCCTTGCGGCGGTTGCCCAGGTCGCCCGAGAAGACGAGGGTGCGCCCCCCCGCCTGCACCTCCACGAAGGCGCTTCCGGGCAGGTGGCCGGCGTTTCTGAGGGTGACGCGGAACGGCCCGATCTTGCGTGCGCCGTAGTAGGGCAGCGGCTTGCTGCGCTCGAGCAGCGTGCGCACGTCGGCCTCCTCCCAGAGCAGCTCGGGAACCGGAAGGCCCTTGCGGCGGGCGCGCTTGATGTCCTCCTTCATCAGCTTGAGCGCGTCTTCGAGGATCGGTCGGATCAGCTTCAGCGTGGGCGCGGTGGCGTAGACCCGGCCCTCGAAGCCCAGGCGGTAGAGCCGCGGGATCCGCCCCACGTGGTCCAGGTGGGCGTGGCTCAGCACCACGGCGTCGACCTCGCGCGGGTCGAAGCCGAAGGGGTCGTAGTTGTCGTTTTTCGGCTCCCCCTGGTACATGCCGCAGTCGAGCAGCAGCCTGAACCCCTGGTGTTCCAGCAGGTGGCAGCTTCCGGTGACCGTGCCGCAGGCGCCCCAGGTGGTCAGTTTCATGGGTTCAGTTTACGCGCCCACCCGAACGGGGGTGTCCCAAGCCAATTGTCCCGGCATATACTTGTAGTAATGGATGCACATCAGCTTTCCGCAAGCGCCTGCCCCCACGACACCGCCAAGAACCTGCCCACCTGGATCGAGTTCTTCCTGGTGCTGGGGCAGGTGAGCGGCCTCGAGATCGGCTACGCCCACGCCGCCGACTTCCCCGAGTTCTACGCGCGCTTCCCCGAGATCGACCTCGTCTACGCCAACCCTCTGGACGCCCTGCGCATCGAGGACGAACGGGGCTTCGTGCCGGTGGCCATGCCCGACAACTACGACGAGGTGGTCTTCGTCGCCCGCAAGGGGAGCGCGGACGGACTCGCGGACTTCGCGGACCGGCCCCTGGGCGCGGTGGAGAACCAGTTCGCCACCCTGCTCGGCTGCCTGCTCCTCGACGAGGCCGGCGTCCGCAACGGCGAGATCCGCTATTACCCTTCCTGGGGCGAGGTGCTCGCGGCGCTGCGGCGCGGCGAGATCGAGCACGCCCTGCTCTACAAGGACTTCTACGATCAACTCGGCGAGCTCTCGCTCGAGGGCGTGCGCACGGTTCAGGTCTCCGACGCGCGGCGCTTCGCCCACGTGGTGATGCTCGCCCCCGAACGGGCCGGGCTGCGCCCGCAGCTGCTGCAGGGCCTCCTGAGGCTGCCCGAACATCCGCTGGGGCGGCTCATCCTCGCCGACCTGCGCATCGGCGGCTTCGCCCCCTTCGACTCCACGGAGCCGATCCGGGCGCTGCTCAGGTGCTGACCCCGCCCTGACCGGGGCTGCGTAAACTGAGGGCATGGCCCGGGTGCTGCTGGTCGAAGACGAGCCCAGCCTGCGCTTCGCCCTGGCGCACGGGTTGCGCCAGGCGGGGTTCAGCGTCCTCGACGCCGCCGACGCCCGCGAGGGCTGGGCGCGGCTCGACGAGGCCGACGTGGTCGTGCTCGACCGGATGCTGCCCGACGAGGACGGCCTGAACTTCCTGGCGCGCCTCCGCCGCACCCCCCGCTACGAGCGGCTGCCGGTGCTCATGCTGACCGCGCGCGCCAGCGAGCGCGACCGCGTGGAAGGGCTTTTGGGCGGCGCCGACGACTACCTGACCAAGCCCTTCTCCACCGCCGAGCTGGCGGCCCGGCTGGTGGCGCTCTTGCGCCGCAGCCGCGGCGCCGAGGTGCTGCGGCGCGGCGAGCTGGTGGTGGACACCGGGCGCGGCCGGGTGACGCTTGGGGGGCGGGAGGTGGGCCTGACGCGGCGCGAGTTCGACCTGCTCGCCTTCCTGGCGCGGGAGCCGGGCCGGGTCTACGACCGGCCGACGCTGCTCGCCCAGGTCTGGGGCGAGGACTTTCTGGGGACCCTGCGTACGGTCGACCAGCACGTGGCCCAGCTGCGCGAGAAGCTCGGCGGGCGTTGGATCGAGACCGTGCGCGGCCGGGGCTACCGCTTCACGGAGGTGCCGTGAACCCCTGGCGCGCGGCCTGGGAGGCGAGCGAGGAGGGGGTGGTCCTCTTCGACGGCGAGCAGGTGCGCTACCTGAACCCCGCGGCGGCGCGGCTGCTCGACACCGACCCGGAGCGCGCCGCCGGCCGCCCCGCCGCCTTCGTGCTGCGGCACCACCGGCTGCTCGAGCTGCAGCGCGGCGGCGGGACCGCCAGTCTGACCCTGCACGGCCGCCGGGTGGCGGCGCGCGCCCTGGGGGAGGCGCTCTTTCTGCGCGACGAGACCGAAGCGGCGCGTACGCGCGAGGCCCTGGAGCAGGAACGGCGTTACCTCGCCCACGAGTTCCGCACCCCGGTAGCGGGGCTGCTGGCGCTGTTGGAGGTGCTGGAATCCGGGCCCGCGCCCGAGGAGGGGAAGCGGGCGCTGGCGCTGATGCGCGAGGAGGCGGAGCGGCTGCTGCGCCTCGTCGAGGGGCAGGGCCAGGCGCGCACGCCCCCGTGGCGCCTCGACGAGTTGCGGCCGCGGCTCGAGCGGCTGCTGCCGGGGGCGCGCACCCTGCGCTGGTCCACCCCCCACCCGGTCACCGCGGGCCGCGACCCGGTCTTCCAGGTGCTGCTCAACCTCGTCGAGAATGCGCTGCGCTACGGAAAGCCGCCCGTCGAGGTGCGCACCCGGGCCCCCGCTGCGGGGGTGGTGGCCGTCGAGGTGGTGGACACCGGGGAGCCGCTCGCCGACTACGAGCGCCTCTTCGTACCCGGCGGGCGGGGCGTGCACGCCGCCGGCGTGCGCGGCAGCGGCCTGGGCCTGGCCCTGGTGCGCCGCATCGCGCGGGGCTGGGGCGGTGAGGCCTACGGCCGTAGGCTGGAAGAGGGCAACGCCTTCGGGGTGACCGTGCCCGAGGGGGAAGGGGAAGAGGATGCGTGAAGCGTTGGACCGTGACCTGAACCGGATTACCGAGCACTTCCTGCGCATGGTCAGCCTGGTGCGCGAGCAGCTGCAGCAGGCCACCGCCGGCCTGGTGGAGCAGGACGTGGAGCGCGCCAAGGCGGCCGTGCGGCTCGACCGCGAGGTGGACGCGCTGGAGCTCGAGATCGAGAACGAGGTGCTGGCGGCGATCGCCCGTCACCAGCCCGTCGCCCGTGACCTGCGCTTCTTGGCGACGGTGCTGAAGGCGCTCACCGACCTGGAGCGCGCCGGCGACTACGCCGCGCACGTGGCCGAGGACGCGCTGGCGCTCGCGGGGGAGCCGCCGCTGAAGAAGTACATCGTCCTCGGCGAGATGGCCGAGCGCATCGAGACGATGCTCGACCTGATCGCCAAGGCCATTGCCGAGCGCGACCTGCAGGCTGCGCAGCGGGTGCTCAAGATCGACGACGACGTCGACGACCTCTACGAGCAGATCGTGCGCGAGCTGCTGACCTACATGATGGAGGACCCCCGCACCCTCTCCAAGGCGCTCACCCTGATGCGCGTCGCCCGCAGCTACGAGCGCCTCGGCGACCACCTGGAGAACATTGCCGAGCGCGTCTTCTTCTGGCTGACCGGCAAGCTCGAGGGCGCGGACGGGTCCTGACCTTCCCCTGACAGGACCCCGGCATCCTGGACGCGGAGGACGATGCTCATGAAGAAGCTCGCTCTGACGGTTCTCGCGCTCACCCTCGGCCCGGCCCTGGCCCAGGGCGTGACCCTCAACGGCGCCGGCGCCACCTTTCCCTTTCCGCTCTACGCCAAGTACTTCAGCGTCTACCACAAGCTCACCGGCGTCCGCGTCAACTACCAGTCCATCGGTTCCGGCGGCGGCGTCCGCCAGCTCTTCTCTGGGACGGTGCACTTCGGCGCCAGCGACGCTCCCC
The DNA window shown above is from Oceanithermus desulfurans and carries:
- a CDS encoding sensor histidine kinase — encoded protein: MIRPQARPGAYSELYARIRWARKVLPPLVGGVVVALEWWLHLLPPDPWLFYLQIVFYGVVGPLVIWLTLDWVSEEVRERAEAEAKLLEANQRLRALREVLSRSLATENLEEVIRGVVNALADVLGADASLELEGYHWSTPSFYTRRGLPVQRLELVRSGGRLELILPDGESDAEFLDLLAAEVDSLLEAAKARTRDFLTLFEVDEAMGAEANLEKLLAGLLSKIIDWAGAKGGVVYLLDADGILHPWAEVHLPEARHSFAPSGRWEEAKRAPTFVEPNLLAIPLYDKDPVGVLVLRGNARHLKEEMPFLRLLARQVALAVRNAQAYLRAEELAINEERNRIAREIHDGIAQALAFMALKLDLATRLLDRDPPRAKQEIGQVKETLRGQIREVRRSIFALRPIDLERYGLVQSIERYARAFAEQVGLGIGLELADDVKLTPASEVVLFRVLQEALNNVAKHARAGGVRVRLKALGEKGARLEICDDGVGFDPDQPLSAGLGGFGMAQMRERVEARGGRFEVLSTPGEGTCINAELPY
- a CDS encoding MBL fold metallo-hydrolase, with product MKLTTWGACGTVTGSCHLLEHQGFRLLLDCGMYQGEPKNDNYDPFGFDPREVDAVVLSHAHLDHVGRIPRLYRLGFEGRVYATAPTLKLIRPILEDALKLMKEDIKRARRKGLPVPELLWEEADVRTLLERSKPLPYYGARKIGPFRVTLRNAGHLPGSAFVEVQAGGRTLVFSGDLGNRRKETLPDPDYPRVADLVLSESTYGDRPHRPFQATLVEFAEVLAQTLDGGGKVVIPSFALERAQEILFYIRRFEAEGAIPSVPVYVDSPLTTRISEIYGEIQEAFSPLVQSFYRRGIDPFAPQKLRYTQSVDESKRLNFLEGPAIIIAGSGMLSGGRILHHLRHQLPDARNALVFVGYQPRGGLGHRIIEGAGEVRIHGHEVRVRAKVYSLGGFSGHAGRDELLDWLTAEPRIVLVHGEDPARASLARALRARGAKVTRARLGQRFEV
- a CDS encoding phosphate/phosphite/phosphonate ABC transporter substrate-binding protein gives rise to the protein MDAHQLSASACPHDTAKNLPTWIEFFLVLGQVSGLEIGYAHAADFPEFYARFPEIDLVYANPLDALRIEDERGFVPVAMPDNYDEVVFVARKGSADGLADFADRPLGAVENQFATLLGCLLLDEAGVRNGEIRYYPSWGEVLAALRRGEIEHALLYKDFYDQLGELSLEGVRTVQVSDARRFAHVVMLAPERAGLRPQLLQGLLRLPEHPLGRLILADLRIGGFAPFDSTEPIRALLRC
- a CDS encoding response regulator transcription factor, giving the protein MARVLLVEDEPSLRFALAHGLRQAGFSVLDAADAREGWARLDEADVVVLDRMLPDEDGLNFLARLRRTPRYERLPVLMLTARASERDRVEGLLGGADDYLTKPFSTAELAARLVALLRRSRGAEVLRRGELVVDTGRGRVTLGGREVGLTRREFDLLAFLAREPGRVYDRPTLLAQVWGEDFLGTLRTVDQHVAQLREKLGGRWIETVRGRGYRFTEVP
- a CDS encoding sensor histidine kinase codes for the protein MNPWRAAWEASEEGVVLFDGEQVRYLNPAAARLLDTDPERAAGRPAAFVLRHHRLLELQRGGGTASLTLHGRRVAARALGEALFLRDETEAARTREALEQERRYLAHEFRTPVAGLLALLEVLESGPAPEEGKRALALMREEAERLLRLVEGQGQARTPPWRLDELRPRLERLLPGARTLRWSTPHPVTAGRDPVFQVLLNLVENALRYGKPPVEVRTRAPAAGVVAVEVVDTGEPLADYERLFVPGGRGVHAAGVRGSGLGLALVRRIARGWGGEAYGRRLEEGNAFGVTVPEGEGEEDA
- the phoU gene encoding phosphate signaling complex protein PhoU yields the protein MREALDRDLNRITEHFLRMVSLVREQLQQATAGLVEQDVERAKAAVRLDREVDALELEIENEVLAAIARHQPVARDLRFLATVLKALTDLERAGDYAAHVAEDALALAGEPPLKKYIVLGEMAERIETMLDLIAKAIAERDLQAAQRVLKIDDDVDDLYEQIVRELLTYMMEDPRTLSKALTLMRVARSYERLGDHLENIAERVFFWLTGKLEGADGS